Proteins encoded within one genomic window of Egicoccus sp. AB-alg2:
- a CDS encoding phosphoribosyltransferase produces the protein MFRDRREAGRLLGERLRRKHLHAPVVFGLPRGGVPVAAEVASVLDAPLDVVVVRKLGCPWQPELGVGAIGEDGIRVLDRRLIRQLGIRPDELEQVAEQEQAELRRRVERYRAGRTHAQVHGRTAVVVDDGIATGSTMRAALDVVRTWMPRHLLLAVPVAPPRTLARVQTLVDAAVCLLSTEDFGSVGQFYADFSQTTDEEVAAALAAARPPVGDGNPTGNVPL, from the coding sequence ATGTTCCGGGACCGTCGCGAGGCCGGGCGCCTGCTCGGCGAGCGACTGCGGCGCAAGCACCTGCACGCGCCGGTGGTGTTCGGGCTGCCCCGAGGTGGCGTGCCCGTCGCGGCCGAGGTGGCGTCCGTGCTGGACGCGCCCCTGGACGTCGTCGTCGTCCGCAAGCTCGGCTGCCCCTGGCAGCCGGAACTGGGGGTCGGCGCGATCGGCGAGGACGGCATCCGGGTGCTGGATCGCCGCCTGATCCGCCAGTTGGGCATCCGGCCCGACGAGCTGGAGCAGGTCGCCGAACAGGAGCAGGCCGAACTGCGGCGTCGCGTCGAGCGCTACCGGGCCGGTCGCACGCACGCGCAGGTGCACGGACGCACCGCCGTGGTCGTCGACGACGGCATCGCCACCGGCTCCACCATGCGCGCCGCGCTGGACGTCGTGCGGACCTGGATGCCGCGCCACCTGCTGCTGGCGGTGCCGGTCGCCCCGCCGCGGACGCTGGCGAGGGTGCAGACGTTGGTGGACGCCGCCGTGTGCCTGCTGAGCACCGAGGACTTCGGGTCCGTCGGACAGTTCTACGCCGACTTCTCGCAGACGACCGACGAGGAGGTGGCGGCCGCGTTGGCCGCCGCCCGGCCACCCGTCGGCGACGGCAACCCCACCGGGAACGTGCCGCTGTGA
- a CDS encoding ABC transporter ATP-binding protein, translated as MHSENEPPLLSATGVVKTYRSGHLEVPALRGVDLRIGAGELVMVMGPSGNGKTTLLNCLSGLDEIDGGTVHVGGRDLFAMSDADRTRHRATTMGFVFQAFNLIPVLSAVENVELPLLVTGVAPKVARERARDLLARVGLADRAGHRPGELSGGEQQRVTVARALVAEPAIVWADEPTGALDSRTAGEIVELLHEVHAGGQTLVVVTHDDQLGRSGQRLVQVRDGRVVHDGPPHTAPDARALEAAASVEAVR; from the coding sequence ATGCACTCGGAGAACGAACCACCCCTGCTCTCCGCGACGGGCGTCGTCAAGACGTACCGGAGCGGCCACCTCGAGGTCCCGGCGCTGCGCGGCGTGGACCTCCGGATCGGCGCCGGCGAACTGGTCATGGTGATGGGCCCGTCCGGCAACGGCAAGACGACGCTGCTCAACTGCCTCTCCGGCCTGGACGAGATCGACGGCGGCACGGTGCACGTCGGCGGTCGCGACCTGTTCGCGATGTCGGACGCCGACCGGACCCGCCACCGTGCCACGACCATGGGCTTCGTCTTCCAGGCCTTCAACCTGATCCCGGTCCTGTCGGCCGTGGAGAACGTCGAGTTGCCGCTGCTGGTCACCGGGGTGGCGCCCAAGGTCGCGCGTGAGCGGGCACGTGACTTGCTCGCCCGCGTCGGGCTCGCCGACCGCGCCGGCCACCGGCCGGGCGAGCTGTCCGGGGGCGAGCAGCAGCGGGTGACCGTCGCCCGGGCGCTGGTGGCGGAGCCGGCGATCGTGTGGGCCGACGAACCGACCGGTGCCCTCGACAGCCGCACCGCCGGCGAGATCGTCGAGCTGCTCCACGAGGTGCACGCCGGCGGGCAGACGCTGGTGGTCGTCACCCACGACGACCAGCTCGGCCGCTCCGGGCAGCGGCTCGTGCAGGTCCGCGACGGACGTGTCGTCCACGACGGCCCGCCGCACACCGCACCCGACGCCCGCGCCCTCGAGGCCGCCGCGAGCGTGGAGGCCGTCCGATGA
- a CDS encoding right-handed parallel beta-helix repeat-containing protein produces the protein MLRTLLSLAVVVLVAFSLPAARSSDRTPPDAGAAPDGLGGQVRPEGVAARLLACDQVVPVTQAEVDQAAPGEVICLAAGRRGALRLTGLQGTASRPITVVNHGGVVEIDAPGAYAGLELRDVAHVHVTGTGTTGRCGAHFGEDEQRCGIRVTGSFNGIAGKTRTTNLTVDHVEVGDVESAGLGTHDKELDRDEWLQRDVAFRDLYVHDIGTEGHYHGSSDYTSGDQHLLDGVEITRNLVVRTGRDGIQVGSAPRNCRIAQNVVRDTGRNGESKHEFGIIVNRGSSCDVIGNRVERSPRSGIYDQGLHGQVIARNTVLDSGELGIQVTEGDQAADDPQTPDFPRSTHVVDNRIQGAAGGIRLGNTAGTDNRVTGNRLADVSGAAVELDDGVRAEVGDNREQ, from the coding sequence GTGCTGCGCACGCTCCTGTCGCTGGCTGTCGTCGTGCTCGTCGCGTTCTCCCTGCCCGCGGCACGCTCGAGCGACCGGACGCCGCCGGACGCCGGGGCCGCGCCCGACGGCCTCGGCGGGCAGGTACGGCCCGAGGGCGTCGCCGCGCGACTGCTGGCCTGCGACCAGGTCGTGCCGGTGACGCAGGCAGAGGTCGACCAGGCCGCCCCCGGTGAGGTGATCTGCCTCGCCGCCGGCCGTCGCGGCGCGCTGCGACTGACCGGGCTGCAGGGCACGGCCAGCCGACCGATCACGGTCGTGAACCACGGTGGCGTCGTGGAGATCGACGCGCCCGGTGCCTACGCCGGTCTCGAACTGCGTGACGTCGCACACGTGCACGTCACCGGGACCGGGACGACGGGCCGCTGCGGTGCGCACTTCGGCGAGGACGAACAACGGTGCGGGATCCGGGTCACCGGATCGTTCAACGGCATCGCCGGCAAGACGCGCACGACGAACCTCACCGTCGATCACGTCGAGGTCGGCGACGTGGAGAGCGCCGGACTCGGGACCCATGACAAGGAACTCGACCGGGACGAGTGGCTCCAGCGAGACGTCGCCTTCCGGGACCTGTACGTGCACGACATCGGGACCGAGGGGCACTACCACGGGTCCTCCGACTACACCTCCGGTGACCAACACCTGCTCGACGGGGTCGAGATCACCCGCAACCTCGTCGTTCGGACCGGGCGTGACGGCATCCAGGTCGGCTCGGCGCCCCGGAACTGCCGGATCGCGCAGAACGTGGTGCGGGACACGGGGCGCAACGGCGAGAGCAAGCACGAGTTCGGGATCATCGTGAACCGCGGCTCCTCCTGCGACGTCATCGGCAACCGCGTCGAGCGTTCGCCGCGGTCGGGCATCTACGACCAGGGCCTGCACGGACAGGTGATCGCCCGGAACACGGTGCTCGACTCGGGTGAGCTCGGCATCCAGGTGACCGAGGGCGACCAGGCGGCCGACGACCCCCAGACGCCGGACTTCCCGCGCTCCACGCACGTCGTCGACAACCGCATCCAGGGGGCGGCGGGCGGCATCCGGCTCGGCAACACGGCGGGCACGGACAACCGCGTCACCGGCAACCGGCTCGCCGACGTGTCCGGTGCGGCGGTCGAGCTCGACGACGGCGTGCGCGCCGAGGTCGGCGACAACCGCGAGCAGTGA